A single window of Pontibacillus chungwhensis DNA harbors:
- a CDS encoding alpha/beta hydrolase produces MKHLFKQGEQGKPVFLLLHGTGGTEEDLLPIADMIDPKASVLSVRGQVNENGMSRFFKRLREGVFDEEDLVYRTNELYRFLDWAAEKYEFDRKHVVAIGYSNGANIAGSLLFHYKQVLLGAILFHPMVPRRGVSLPDMSNLPIFIGAGTNDPLCKPEETKDLKDLLEGAYARVHLYWENNGHQLTEAEVYEAKKWYTSI; encoded by the coding sequence ATGAAACATTTATTTAAACAAGGGGAACAAGGGAAGCCGGTTTTTCTTCTTTTACATGGGACAGGTGGAACTGAAGAGGATTTACTTCCTATAGCTGATATGATCGATCCTAAAGCATCTGTGTTATCCGTTAGAGGGCAGGTTAATGAAAATGGGATGTCACGTTTTTTCAAACGTCTACGTGAGGGCGTTTTTGATGAGGAAGACCTTGTCTACCGGACAAATGAGTTGTATCGTTTCCTGGATTGGGCTGCAGAGAAGTATGAATTTGACCGTAAACATGTTGTAGCGATCGGCTATTCAAACGGTGCTAATATAGCGGGGAGTTTACTCTTTCATTATAAGCAAGTTTTATTAGGAGCTATCCTCTTTCATCCTATGGTTCCGCGTAGAGGTGTATCACTTCCGGACATGAGTAATTTACCCATTTTTATTGGAGCAGGAACAAATGACCCTTTATGTAAACCTGAAGAAACAAAAGACCTTAAAGACCTATTAGAAGGGGCTTATGCGAGGGTTCACCTTTATTGGGAGAATAATGGTCACCAGCTGACAGAAGCGGAAGTTTATGAAGCTAAGAAGTGGTATACTAGCATATGA